One region of Nycticebus coucang isolate mNycCou1 chromosome 10, mNycCou1.pri, whole genome shotgun sequence genomic DNA includes:
- the LAX1 gene encoding lymphocyte transmembrane adapter 1 → MDVINPTFLEIRQRTSEPSTLWVTPTNLERDKDQSSSIFSGFAGVLAILLFVAVFCILWSWYKRKKWQAPFLQVAATPLLTLPQSRQRAKNIYDLLPRRQQELGRPQSRNTRIFSTESLLSRNFDSPGHVYFEADNASQVCQAYIHAMEYSVGVYDNATVPQVCGNLTPSAHCIHVRASRDCTSISLEDSHDYINVPTAEEIAETLASTNSPSGDLFVLPSAQELEFTEERDEGCGNAGNCTSFWSPGTEDSEPLSDGECSSQTSNDYVNMTGLDLGVSEEKQPWVTFQCCRDYEKVPPADPSGSLQQAEDTATSSNTGHVEDRTNGPGTHIQPVRRRLLVSEDYVAFQPSTQSEDSQTKHREEMSNEDSHDYENVLAATLGSRDSEQEPGSQLLPHELESSYLAGTPHGVAYPARSLATAESDEDS, encoded by the exons AGATAAAGACCAGAGTAGCAGCATCTTCTCCGGGTTTGCGGGAGTCCTCGCCATCCTCCTTTTCGTTGCGGTTTTCTGCATCTTGTGGAGCTGGTATAAAAGGAAGAAGT GGCAAGCCCCTTTCCTCCAAGTTGCTGCCACGCCCCTTCTAACTCTGCCACAATCCAGACAACGAGCCAAAAATATTTACGACCTCTTGCCTCGGCGGCAACAAGAGTTGG GAAGACCTCAGTCAAGAAATACCCGTATTTTCAGTACCGAGAGCCTCCTCTCCAGAAATTTTGACAGCCCTGGGCATGTG TATTTTGAAGCAGACAACGCCTCCCAGGTGTGTCAAGCCTACATCCATGCCATGGAGTACTCAGTGGGTGTCTATGACAATGCCACCGTGCCCCAGGTGTGTGGGAACCTCACTCCCTCGGCACACTGCATCCATGTCAGAGCTTCCAGAGACTGCACGAGCATCTCTTTAGAAGATTCACATGATTACATCAATGTCCCCACAGCAGAAGAGATTGCTGAGACTCTAGCTTCTACCAACAGCCCCTCTGGTGACCTCTTTGTTCTTCCAAgtgcccaggagctggagttcACTGAAGAAAGAGACGAGGGCTGTGGGAATGCTGGGAACTGCACCAGTTTTTGGTCTCCAGGAACTGAGGACAGTGAGCCACTCAGTGATGGGGAATGCTCGTCTCAGACCTCAAATGACTATGTCAACATGACAGGATTGGATCTTGGGGTCTCTGAGGAGAAGCAGCCTTGGGTGACTTTTCAATGCTGCAGAGACTATGAAAAAGTGCCACCAGCAGATCCCAGTGGGAGCCTACAGCAGGCTGAAGACACAGCAACATCCTCAAACACAGGCCATGTTGAGGACAGGACAAATGGTCCAGGGACCCACATCCAACCTGTCAGAAGAAGGCTCTTGGTTTCAGAAGATTATGTAGCTTTTCAGCCATCCACCCAGAGTGAGGACAGTCAGACCAAACACAGAGAAGAGATGTCAAATGAGGACTCTCATGACTATGAGAACGTGCTAGCTGCCACGTTAGGCAGCAGGGACTCTGAGCAGGAGCCTGGCTCTCAGCTCCTTCCTCATGAATTAGAATCCAGTTATCTGGCTGGAACACCACATGGAGTGGCCTATCCTGCCAGATCCTTAGCCACTGCAGAGTCTGATGAAGACTCTTGA